The sequence below is a genomic window from Deinococcus terrestris.
TCTCATGTCCCTTCGCCGTCACGACCACCGTGTGCTCGAACTGGGCGCTGGGCTGCTTGTCGGCGGTGATGACGGTCCAGCCGTCGGGCAGCAGGCGCGTCTCTGGGCGCCCCAGGTTGATCATCGGCTCGACCGTGAAGACCATGCCGGGCTGCACCTTGAGGCCGGTGTACCGCGCCCCGTGGTGGTAGATGGTGGGTTCCTCGTGCAGCCGCTTGCCGATGCCGTGTCCGGTGTACTCGCGGACCACCCCGAAGCCGCGCGACTCGGCGAGGGTCTGGATCGCGTGGCCGATGTCACCCGTGCGCCCCCCCGGCCGCACCTGCTCCAGCCCGGCAGCGAGGCACTCACGGGTGGTGTCCACCAGCGCCTGCACCTCGGGGCGCACCTGTCCCACCGTGTAGGTGTAGCAGGCGTCGCCGTACACGCCGTTCATGTACACGCCGACGTCCACCCCGATGATGTCACCCTCCTGCAACTCGCGCGGGCCGGGGATGCCGTGGCAGATCACCTCATTGACTGAGGCACAGATGGTCGCCGGAAAGGGGTTGGACTTGGGACCGTATCCCAGGTAGGCGGGCGTGGCCCCGGCCTTTCGGATGTGCTCTTCCGCGAGGCGGTCAAGGTCGGCCAGGGTCGCGCCGGGTTTGACATGCGGCTCCAACACCCGGAAGGTTTCGGCGACGAGCGCCCCCGCACGGCGCATGGCTTCGATCTCGCGGGCGGATTTCAGGGCGACTCGGCTCATAACGGAAGAGGCTAGCACACGGCCGCCGGGCCGCCGGGAACCCCCGGCACGCTACGCTGCCCGGCATGAACGTCGTGATCAGCGTGGATATGGAGGGCGTGTGCGGGGTGGCGAGCTGGGTGCAGGTCAGCCCACCCGAGTTCGGCGGTCTGGTGAACGGGACCGAGTATCAGGCCGCCCGCACCCAGATGACGCTGGAGGCGGCGGCGGCAGCGGAAGGGGCGCTCGCAGCCGGGGCTACGGGCGTCCTGATCAACGACTCGCACGACACGATGCGCAACCTTCTGCCCGAGCTGCTGCCACGCGGGGTGCGCTTCACGACTGGGAACGACAAACCGCTGAGCATGGTCCAAGGCGTGCAGGAGGAGGGGGTGGGGGCGCTCCTCTTCGTGGGCTACCACGCGCGGGCGGGCAGCGTGCGCGGGCCGCTGGCGCACACCTGGAACGGCTTTATTCGGGACGTGCGGGTGAATGGCCGCTCCACGGGTGAGTACGGCCTCAACGCGCTGGTCGCCGGACACTATGGGGTGCCTGTGGTGTTTGCCGCCGGGGACGATGTGGCCCTGACCGAGATCACGGCGGAACTGGGCGAACAGGTGGTCACTGTCCCCGTTAAGGAGGGGCTGAGCACCTACGCG
It includes:
- the map gene encoding type I methionyl aminopeptidase — translated: MSRVALKSAREIEAMRRAGALVAETFRVLEPHVKPGATLADLDRLAEEHIRKAGATPAYLGYGPKSNPFPATICASVNEVICHGIPGPRELQEGDIIGVDVGVYMNGVYGDACYTYTVGQVRPEVQALVDTTRECLAAGLEQVRPGGRTGDIGHAIQTLAESRGFGVVREYTGHGIGKRLHEEPTIYHHGARYTGLKVQPGMVFTVEPMINLGRPETRLLPDGWTVITADKQPSAQFEHTVVVTAKGHEILTL
- a CDS encoding M55 family metallopeptidase, yielding MNVVISVDMEGVCGVASWVQVSPPEFGGLVNGTEYQAARTQMTLEAAAAAEGALAAGATGVLINDSHDTMRNLLPELLPRGVRFTTGNDKPLSMVQGVQEEGVGALLFVGYHARAGSVRGPLAHTWNGFIRDVRVNGRSTGEYGLNALVAGHYGVPVVFAAGDDVALTEITAELGEQVVTVPVKEGLSTYAAVHLHPQDARDRIREGAERAVRAAAQATPYTTQWPARTELRFDHQARADQCERVPGVTRVNAETVAWESGDALHLFGMFRMLARVAEVRLNA